Below is a genomic region from Serratia sarumanii.
GTGGCTGAACAGTCGAACAACCAATTTACTCATTATCGGCAGGTCAAGAACCCGAATCCGGAATTTACACCGCGTGAAGGGAAGAATACGCTGCCGTTCTGTCGCAAGCTGATGGCTAAAGCCGAAGGCTTCACATCCCGTTTTGATTTCTCTATGCACGTTGCCTTTGCGCGATCGCTTGGTAAGCGCCGCCGTATGCCTCCGCTTCTTCGCCGGCGGGCGATTGATGCGCTGTTGCAGGGGATGTGTTTCCACTATGATCCATTAGCTAATCGTGTACAGCGATCTATCACAAATTTGGCCATCGAATGTGGATTAGCCACGGAGTCCCATAAGGGCAACTTGTCTATCACTCGGGCGACACGAGCCTTGTTCTTCATGTCCGAACTCGGGCTGATTACATATCATACGGAATATGATCCGCAGATAGGTTGTAACATCCCGACCGATATTACTTTCACACCGGCGCTGTTTTCTGCTCTAGACGTTTCCGACGTAGCTGTTGTAGCTGCACGGCGTAGTCGTGTGGAATGGGAAAATAAGCAGCGTGAAAAACAGCACCTGTCACGCCTTGGAATGGACGAATTGATCGCAAAAGCCTGGCGGTTCGTGCGCGAACGCTTCCGCAGCTATCAGTCCGAACGTAAGGCACACGGACTCCGTCGCGCTCGAGCTCGCCGCGATGCCGAGCGCACTCGCCGCGATATTGAAACCATAGTGAAGCGACAGCTGACGCGTGAGATCGCTGAAGGGCGTTTCATTGGCAACCAGGCTGCAGTCTTCACTGAGGTGAAGCGACGAGTTAAAGAGCGCATGCTCATGTCTAGGGGAAACTACACCCGCCTGGTACCTGATCCCACCTGAACCACCTTTTTATGATCCGGTTGACGCCGGAGGACCCGTCACGCCTATCATACACAGCTGTTGAAAATTTGCACAAAACGACTTCTCGTGGTCGTGTTATTCACCGCTAGGTAGGCGTGAAAATATAGAAAAACCTATCACCGACAATCAACTGATGTAATCAGAACAGTTATACACATATAACTGCAAGGGAAAGTTCCACAAAGCTACAATCGATAGATCCATAGAGTGCGAAACGTGTATGTTTTAAGGTGCGTGGTTCCTTTTAAAGAACTAATGAATTCTTCTTTTAAAGACCTTTCTTTTCTTCATATAAAAATAAAACCTATTCATCGTCTGCCCTGTGGACAGACTCAAAAAATGTCCGCCCTTGCAGCGGGCATAGCCCGCGCCGGTTCGGTATCGAGTACCTCCCATTGCTACGCAACGGGCCCCATTAAGAAACATAAGTTAAAGCCGCTACGTAGCTGTTATAGCGATAAGAACAAGATACACGCCCGTAACCAGCCCTAACGGGCTGCTAACGCGGAGATACGCTCCAGCTGCGGCATAGCCTTGCTGGACCCACTCCGACGGCGTACAGAAGCTCCTGAAGCGCTGTAAGCTCGCTCGGTCTAGCAGGGCGAGGGGAGGATTGAGGCTCTATGAAAATATCGAACCGGCTTCGCCGGGCTACCGGCGACCCTAACCTGTCGCTGATATCTGTTTAGCCCATCTGTCGCCTACCTGTTACCCTCTTAATCTGATCGATAAGTGATCAATCAAATTTAGAGCTTGCTCAAAGTCAGGGTATGTTGGCGATTGATTCAAGGGGTTTGGGGTGCTATCAGGATAAATCTTAAGTATATTAGGAATTTAGCAACTAACTTAACCAGACAGGCATTTATGGCGACGTTGTTCATCGATCTACTTATCAAACCGCGCAAAAGATTTCGAGTTAAAACAACGTCTCAGGATGAGTTGACGCAGCAACTGGTGTTGTATGTGCAACGTCATTATCTGCGAGTGCCTGGCTGGGAGCTCTATAAGTATGGGCGTAGCTGGGGGTGTTTATGCCAGGTCGTGCCGCTTCCGTTCTTAGACTGGTTATCTTCGAACGAGAACTGCGCAAAGGCTAAAGAGATCGCTGAGACTTGCCGGCCGTTCGTAGAAGGTGCACGCAATACTGCCGTTCCGCCGATCGCTGTATATATTCCTTTAAGCTGGTTATGCATCATAATTCCGCCCCTGGAGCTCATGCTTCGAGAACATTGGCAAACTCAACTCAGAACAACGCGGACGGCGCCAGATGTTGATAGCGATACATCCTTCAAACCGTCTGATTACTACCTGTTATGCGAAGGACGGGCAATTCCTGACGTTTGGCAGCGGCATTTTGAATTATGTATGAAAAGAGGTATGCCGTTCATCGTTTTATGGCATTTTCCTCCTAAGCAGGCCAGATTTGCCTCACGCTACGACATTCTTTTTTCTTGGGAAACCTTAGTTAAAAACCATGGCCATGTATTTGATAACCCCGATTTTCCTGATATCACTACGATCGTGACTAAACGTATTATGCAGTTATTGAGGGAGCGACGACATGAAGAAGGCTTTGGCCGGGTATCTTTGCAGAATGTACTTGGAGAAGGGCAAATAAACATTTTAAAGTTAAGTTTTGAAGCTGCTGAACAGCTCACTCTTGAGCTGGTGAGATTGATCCAAGTGTTGATTAACGAAGCAGAAGTAAGTTTGCAGAATAACTTGTTAGGTTAACAAAATAGATATCAATCAGTATGTTGGTTTTCCTTTCTAAGGAAAAGCCGCTTATGCGGATTTTTTATTTGGTCGTCAAATAAGATCTTAGCATGAAGGCAGACCAGACAGATTCAGGTATGGGAAACACCTAAAGTAGGTTCTTGAAGTAGTGCTATCAGGGTATGGGAAATAGCACATGTTCTTAAAGGCCATAGTATGTGGGAAACGGCTAAAGTAGATGGGCTGGTTCAGGGGTTTTGGTTACGATCGTGAAAATAAGTTTGCCATCACCAGATTCAGACATCGTGGCCATCAAAGGGGTTTCTTTGCTGATCTTTTCCAGTGCAGGCTTGATAAATGTGCGTTTCATCTCGGCGAAGTTATCGCGCTGTGACTGTGGGAGCTGATAACGTTCGGCTAGCCAATCCGCGGTGGTGATCCAGATCCCGGACTTTCGATACTGGCATAGGCTTTCGTACAAGCGGATTGCCCTCACACTGTTGATTCGGCCGCAATCATAAAGGTTGTAGGTCGTGAATTGACTGCTTAGGTCCAGCAAATACGGCATTACCTTGTTGTTAAATTCTATGTTCCATGAACCCCTTCCTCGCTTCAAGCCTGCCTCAGCAAGCCAGGGGCGTTTACGTTCTTCATATTCACCATCCGATGGGAAAAAGGTAACAGAGCTATTGGAAAGCGCGTCAATACCTTTCCTAACATCAGTGCTTGCAGTCGCCTGGCTAACCTTAAACAGGCGCTGATAATCAGCGACCCTGACAGTGAACGTGCCTGGATGCTCGTCTTGTCTGTAAGTTTCCATGAGGCACAACCACAGGACTCGCTTAGCCTGTAATGACAGATAATAGGCAGCTTCCGTTAGCTCGTTTGATTGAGCAATGGCAGGTCTGTTGGTTTTCACAATCCCTTTATTTTCAGTCATATGTTGTTCTATGGGTGGTTTGGATTTACCCCATAGTTACATTCGTTTTATAGCATGGTCAAGGCAAACTTTTGGTGATTCCCATACCTGAATTAACTTTAGCTATCCCCCATAGAAACTTTAGCTGTTTCCCATTCCAACTTAAGCTTTTACCCACAATAACTTTGGCTGTTTCCCATACCTGCTTTATCCGTTTCCCATATTGACAGCCCTGAGAGGCAAGCGTGACAAGGCTTTAGAGCATGTCTAAAAAGCATTTAAAATCTTTAAAAATCAAAAAAATCTTTAAAAAACATTACTGTGGATATGTTGATATCTAAACTATGGGAAATACCAAAAGTTTCCTTCATGGAACTGCAGTAGCACCCACCGGGTAACCGGTGGGCCCCAAATCACTGCCTCAACAGCTCAGATCCTGCCTCAGAAACCCATGGTAGCTCTTTGTCTGTAAGCCAAGTGTCGCAACGGCTCGTTGCGATCTAGGCTCCTGTGGTGCGTCCAGCTTCGAAAAAAGACTGGTCTTAGCAGGATCGGGGGGGGAGGATCCTTTAAGATCCTCTATGGTTGCTATTTGATGAAAGGATTTCCTTTCGATTGGAGATACATCTGACCAAAAACATGTGATGCATAATCGTTGAGATGGCCAACATCCCTATACACGCTCACTCCATTAACTTCTGTAGCACATCCAGTCTCTGAACATTGAACGTCTTTTATGTCAATAATCACTAGAGATGGATGTGATTTTTTTAATTCTTCAAATTTTTCATCAAACCATGAAGGAGAAGGCTTAGTATTGCGAAGTGAGTTGCATTCACCATTTTCAAAATCATTTCTTCCTATCAGTTTCCTTTTCAAACAAAACTCATAGCCGTCTGGTCTATTAAATATTTCTTTCATTATCACCGGAGTGGAGCCTGCTTTTTCGATGATTGTAAGCGCTTCATTAATAGCAGAGCTTAATCTCTCTTTTGAAAGTTCTAAGGTACGGGTATCTCCTTGATTATTTATAATCTTATCGCTGACATACATTGGCCATAGCTCACCAATAATAACATAGTCATATTTATTATTTTCTATTTGTTCATAATATTGCTTAGTGTTTTCATGACAAGTTTCATAAACTGTATTAGAAAAGTGCCACCAATCAAACTGATAGAGACCTGGCAACGTTAAACAACTTGCTGTGCTTTTTGCAGTAATTGCTAAATTAGCATCTTTTGCTAAAGTCTCTAAGAACATCCAGTAGTGATTAGAGTTTGAATCTCCAATGAAGAATGCAGTCTTTTTTGGGGATTCAACTCCGAACGTACAGTGTTCGTTTGAATATTTTCCTTCGATTTCATCTGTAAGACAAT
It encodes:
- the repA gene encoding incFII family plasmid replication initiator RepA, translated to MAEQSNNQFTHYRQVKNPNPEFTPREGKNTLPFCRKLMAKAEGFTSRFDFSMHVAFARSLGKRRRMPPLLRRRAIDALLQGMCFHYDPLANRVQRSITNLAIECGLATESHKGNLSITRATRALFFMSELGLITYHTEYDPQIGCNIPTDITFTPALFSALDVSDVAVVAARRSRVEWENKQREKQHLSRLGMDELIAKAWRFVRERFRSYQSERKAHGLRRARARRDAERTRRDIETIVKRQLTREIAEGRFIGNQAAVFTEVKRRVKERMLMSRGNYTRLVPDPT
- a CDS encoding replication initiation protein, which encodes MTENKGIVKTNRPAIAQSNELTEAAYYLSLQAKRVLWLCLMETYRQDEHPGTFTVRVADYQRLFKVSQATASTDVRKGIDALSNSSVTFFPSDGEYEERKRPWLAEAGLKRGRGSWNIEFNNKVMPYLLDLSSQFTTYNLYDCGRINSVRAIRLYESLCQYRKSGIWITTADWLAERYQLPQSQRDNFAEMKRTFIKPALEKISKETPLMATMSESGDGKLIFTIVTKTPEPAHLL